Proteins co-encoded in one Kribbella qitaiheensis genomic window:
- a CDS encoding SDR family oxidoreductase, with protein MSEQTIALVTGANKGIGYEIAAGLGALGLSVGVGARDEQRREDAVRKLRAAGVDAFGVPLDVTDDASVTAAARVIEERAGRLDVLVNNAGIAGVMPQDPTRVDPATIRTVVETNVIGVIRVTNAMLPLLRRSASPRIVNMSSSVGSLTRQAGTGAEQRTGPVAVAYAPSKTFLNAVTLQYVRELSGTNILINVGCPGYVATDLNGFHGVRTPEQGAAIAVELATLPDDGPNGKFFEDAGEVPW; from the coding sequence ATGAGCGAGCAGACGATTGCGCTGGTTACCGGCGCGAACAAGGGAATCGGTTACGAGATCGCCGCGGGCCTCGGCGCCCTCGGCTTGAGCGTCGGCGTCGGCGCACGCGACGAGCAGCGCCGAGAGGACGCGGTGCGGAAACTGCGCGCGGCGGGCGTCGACGCGTTCGGCGTGCCGCTTGACGTAACCGACGACGCGAGCGTCACCGCCGCCGCGCGGGTGATCGAGGAAAGGGCCGGGCGCCTCGACGTACTCGTCAACAACGCCGGGATCGCCGGCGTCATGCCGCAGGATCCCACCCGGGTCGATCCCGCCACCATCCGCACGGTCGTGGAGACCAATGTGATCGGCGTCATCCGCGTCACCAACGCGATGCTGCCGCTGCTACGCCGCTCCGCCTCGCCGCGGATCGTGAACATGTCCAGCAGCGTGGGCTCCCTGACCCGGCAGGCAGGTACGGGTGCCGAGCAGAGGACGGGGCCCGTGGCCGTGGCGTACGCGCCGTCGAAGACCTTCCTGAACGCCGTCACCCTCCAGTACGTCAGAGAACTGAGCGGCACGAACATCCTGATCAACGTCGGCTGCCCCGGCTACGTCGCCACCGACCTCAACGGCTTCCACGGCGTGCGCACCCCCGAACAGGGCGCTGCGATCGCCGTCGAACTCGCGACCCTGCCCGACGACGGCCCGAACGGAAAGTTCTTCGAGGACGCGGGCGAAGTCCCGTGGTAG
- a CDS encoding NAD(P)-binding domain-containing protein, producing MTVTAVGFIGLGNMGGPMAANLVKAGYTVTGFDPSEVARSAAQEAGIVMVGSPAEAVAGAEVVITMLPSGRHVLDVYQGAAGLLAAAPAGALFVDR from the coding sequence ATGACTGTTACCGCTGTCGGATTCATCGGGCTGGGCAACATGGGTGGACCGATGGCCGCCAATCTGGTCAAGGCCGGTTACACCGTGACGGGCTTCGACCCGTCTGAGGTGGCGCGTTCCGCGGCTCAGGAGGCCGGCATCGTGATGGTGGGTTCGCCTGCCGAAGCGGTCGCGGGTGCCGAGGTCGTCATCACGATGCTGCCGAGCGGTCGGCATGTTCTCGATGTCTATCAAGGCGCCGCAGGGTTGCTGGCGGCTGCGCCGGCCGGTGCGCTGTTCGTGGACAGGTAG
- a CDS encoding MIP/aquaporin family protein, giving the protein MDDNSLTQRLGTELIGTAILVFVGVGAVPATLIVNGSAPFTMADLGMISLAFAAAVVATVYALGPISGNHINPAVTLGLAATGKFPWSLVPAYLAAQLAGAVLGAAAILGVLGSKASDLGLGVATYGENIGVVQAFTAEFVGTFILVLTVFGATHRKAAPGFAGLAIGFVVFGAIIPVAPITGASINPARTVGPMLVQQVAGGQVNFAQLPVYLVAELSAGVVAGLVYLALSRTAADRAVDLAASLPAAQDGRS; this is encoded by the coding sequence ATGGACGACAACTCCCTGACCCAACGACTCGGCACCGAGCTGATCGGTACCGCGATCCTGGTCTTCGTCGGCGTCGGCGCGGTCCCGGCGACGCTGATCGTGAACGGCTCGGCCCCCTTCACGATGGCCGACCTCGGGATGATCTCGCTCGCCTTCGCGGCCGCGGTGGTCGCCACCGTCTACGCGCTCGGCCCGATCTCCGGCAACCACATCAACCCGGCCGTGACGCTCGGCCTGGCCGCGACCGGCAAGTTCCCGTGGTCACTCGTCCCGGCGTATCTGGCAGCTCAACTGGCCGGCGCGGTGCTCGGAGCCGCCGCGATCCTCGGCGTCCTCGGCTCCAAGGCGAGCGACCTCGGTCTCGGCGTCGCGACGTACGGCGAGAACATCGGCGTCGTGCAGGCGTTCACCGCGGAGTTCGTCGGAACCTTCATCCTGGTGTTGACGGTCTTCGGCGCGACGCACCGCAAGGCGGCCCCTGGCTTCGCCGGCCTCGCGATCGGTTTCGTGGTCTTCGGCGCGATCATCCCCGTTGCCCCCATCACCGGCGCCTCGATCAACCCAGCCCGCACGGTCGGTCCGATGCTCGTCCAACAGGTCGCCGGCGGCCAGGTCAACTTCGCCCAGCTGCCGGTCTATCTGGTCGCCGAACTCAGCGCCGGCGTAGTCGCGGGTCTGGTCTACCTCGCCTTGTCCCGCACGGCGGCTGATCGTGCCGTCGACCTCGCCGCTTCCCTGCCCGCCGCGCAGGACGGACGTTCGTGA
- a CDS encoding enoyl-CoA hydratase/isomerase family protein: protein MNDAPVLISIEGAAGHIVLNRPKAINALTHEMVTIIQAALDEWADDPAVQTVVLTGSGERGLCAGGDIVSIYRDGLAGGSESVAFWADEYRLDATIADYPKPFVAIMDGIVLGGGIGLSAHADVRVVTERSKIGMPETGIGFFPDVGGTYLLSRAPGELGTHLALTAGSVRAGDAIAVGLADWYVPSDRLPALLAALATKAPSEAVAAVADDAPHSALLADRAWIDAAYEGDDVVKILARLAGSEAEAARETAVVLASKSPTSVQVTLRALRNASDLPSLRDALDQEFRLSVRFHGSHDFLEGVRAQVIDKDRNPRWSPADLDDVAEETVAAYFATLGADELGLGR from the coding sequence ATGAACGACGCTCCTGTTCTTATCAGCATCGAAGGTGCGGCGGGGCACATCGTCCTCAACCGGCCGAAGGCCATCAACGCGCTGACCCACGAGATGGTGACGATCATCCAGGCCGCGCTGGACGAGTGGGCCGACGACCCCGCAGTACAGACCGTTGTGCTGACCGGAAGTGGAGAACGCGGGTTGTGCGCGGGTGGCGACATCGTCTCGATCTACCGCGACGGTCTCGCGGGCGGCTCGGAATCGGTGGCGTTCTGGGCGGACGAGTACCGGCTGGATGCGACCATCGCCGACTACCCGAAGCCGTTCGTCGCGATCATGGACGGCATCGTGCTCGGTGGCGGGATCGGGCTGTCCGCGCACGCTGATGTCCGAGTGGTCACCGAGCGATCCAAGATCGGCATGCCTGAAACCGGCATCGGGTTCTTCCCTGATGTCGGCGGCACCTACCTGCTGTCGCGCGCGCCGGGGGAGTTGGGTACGCACCTGGCGCTGACCGCTGGTTCGGTGCGGGCGGGCGACGCGATCGCTGTTGGACTGGCCGACTGGTACGTGCCGAGCGACCGGCTGCCGGCTCTGCTTGCGGCCCTCGCCACGAAGGCGCCGTCGGAGGCCGTCGCGGCGGTGGCGGACGATGCACCGCATTCGGCGTTGCTCGCCGATCGGGCCTGGATCGACGCGGCGTACGAAGGCGATGACGTGGTGAAGATCCTGGCTCGGCTGGCCGGTTCGGAGGCCGAGGCGGCTCGTGAGACTGCCGTCGTACTGGCTTCGAAGTCACCGACCTCGGTGCAGGTGACGCTGCGGGCGTTGCGGAATGCGTCGGATCTGCCGTCGTTGCGGGATGCGCTCGATCAGGAGTTCCGGCTGTCGGTGCGCTTCCACGGGTCGCACGACTTTCTCGAGGGGGTGCGGGCGCAGGTCATCGACAAGGACCGCAATCCGCGCTGGTCTCCGGCCGACCTCGACGATGTCGCCGAGGAGACGGTCGCCGCGTACTTCGCCACTCTCGGCGCCGACGAGTTGGGACTCGGACGATGA
- a CDS encoding LysR family transcriptional regulator, translating into METRELRYFVAVAEELHFGRAAQRLGIAQPPLSRAIQQLERRLGAVLLDRTSRAVTLTEAGSVLLTEGRAALDAVDTAERRTRRAALAATGRPGTVLVTKASASSELLAELLDAYAAEPGAVPVEVILCGPAEQGRLLREGRADVALLHTPFDSTAGFHTEELSTENQVVVLPAGHPLATRPQVRMADITGLDDLPLPRWPNPDGTYPPGPGPQVRDHAQLLQLVALGRACAVSPESCRTRLTSDLVAVPVLDAPPVTTVIAWPPHSRSRAVADLVRMATRLSPKQATQPTSQSAT; encoded by the coding sequence ATGGAAACCCGGGAGCTGCGCTACTTCGTCGCCGTCGCTGAAGAGCTGCACTTCGGGCGCGCCGCGCAGCGGCTCGGGATCGCACAACCGCCCTTGTCGCGGGCGATCCAGCAACTCGAACGCCGACTCGGGGCCGTACTGCTCGACCGCACAAGCCGCGCCGTCACACTGACCGAGGCCGGCTCGGTGCTGTTGACCGAGGGCCGCGCGGCTCTGGACGCGGTCGACACCGCCGAACGCCGGACCCGCCGCGCCGCCCTCGCCGCGACCGGCCGTCCCGGCACGGTCCTGGTCACGAAAGCCAGCGCGTCCAGCGAACTGCTGGCGGAGCTGCTCGACGCCTACGCCGCCGAACCCGGCGCGGTACCCGTCGAGGTCATCCTGTGCGGCCCGGCCGAGCAGGGACGACTCCTACGCGAGGGCCGGGCCGACGTGGCGCTGCTGCACACGCCGTTCGACTCGACGGCAGGGTTCCACACCGAAGAACTCAGCACCGAGAACCAGGTCGTGGTTCTCCCCGCCGGGCATCCCCTCGCCACCCGGCCGCAGGTGCGCATGGCCGACATCACCGGTCTTGACGACCTGCCACTGCCACGCTGGCCCAACCCCGACGGCACCTACCCGCCCGGCCCAGGCCCCCAGGTCCGCGACCACGCGCAGTTGCTGCAACTGGTCGCCCTCGGCCGCGCCTGCGCCGTCTCCCCGGAATCCTGCAGAACCCGACTGACCAGCGACCTCGTCGCCGTGCCCGTGCTGGATGCGCCCCCAGTCACGACCGTGATCGCCTGGCCACCGCACAGCAGATCCCGGGCCGTCGCCGACCTTGTCAGGATGGCGACACGCCTCTCCCCGAAGCAGGCCACCCAACCAACGAGTCAAAGCGCCACCTGA
- a CDS encoding IclR family transcriptional regulator yields MIQSVDRAIRILAVLQGARRLSLSEVAGRLELPPSTVHGILKTLQAHGMVVQDRDSNRYQLGPAVLKLGNVYLDTLELRSRAVTWSEELARRSGHAVRTGVLTFDEVVIIHHEPRPDGSRQMPEVGIVIPAHASALGKALLAFLPEQATGLMAGDKLRSMTSETLVDPSVLRAQLAEVAREALATEREEAVLGEAGIAAPIFDASGAAVGAIGIVLPAADWPPAESTFTAVREAARNISRELGSPRWPA; encoded by the coding sequence ATGATCCAGTCCGTCGACCGGGCGATCCGGATACTCGCAGTGCTGCAGGGTGCCCGCCGGCTGAGTCTGTCCGAGGTGGCCGGCCGGCTCGAGTTGCCGCCGTCGACGGTGCACGGAATCCTCAAGACCCTGCAGGCGCACGGCATGGTGGTCCAGGATCGCGACTCGAATCGCTACCAGCTGGGTCCGGCGGTGCTCAAGCTCGGCAACGTCTACCTCGACACGTTGGAGCTCCGGTCGCGAGCGGTCACCTGGTCGGAAGAGCTGGCCCGCCGCAGCGGTCACGCTGTACGGACCGGTGTGCTCACCTTCGACGAGGTGGTGATCATCCATCACGAGCCGCGGCCTGACGGGAGCCGGCAGATGCCCGAGGTCGGGATCGTCATCCCTGCGCACGCGAGCGCTCTGGGGAAGGCGCTGCTCGCATTCCTGCCCGAGCAGGCAACTGGTCTGATGGCCGGCGACAAGCTCCGGAGCATGACGTCGGAGACGCTGGTCGATCCGTCGGTACTGCGTGCGCAGCTCGCCGAGGTCGCCCGCGAGGCGCTGGCGACGGAGCGCGAGGAGGCGGTGCTCGGCGAGGCCGGAATCGCGGCGCCGATCTTCGACGCTTCTGGTGCGGCGGTCGGTGCCATCGGCATCGTTCTCCCGGCCGCCGACTGGCCGCCGGCGGAGTCGACCTTCACTGCGGTCCGTGAAGCGGCCCGCAACATCAGCCGGGAGCTCGGCTCACCGCGCTGGCCGGCCTAG
- a CDS encoding acyl-CoA dehydrogenase family protein, whose protein sequence is MANKALQLHGGYGYLSEYGIEKVVRDLRVHQILEGTNEIMRLIVGRAVIEEAA, encoded by the coding sequence GTGGCGAACAAGGCTCTGCAGTTGCACGGCGGCTATGGATATCTGAGCGAGTACGGCATCGAGAAGGTTGTGCGCGACCTGCGCGTGCACCAGATCCTGGAAGGGACCAACGAGATCATGCGACTGATCGTCGGGCGCGCCGTCATCGAGGAGGCCGCATGA
- the dhaL gene encoding dihydroxyacetone kinase subunit DhaL, giving the protein MITVEFLRHWIAAFGTLVDSHHDQLNALDAAIGDADHGTNLRRGFTVVSATLDSAPDAPGGLLSWVGKTAVSNVGGAAGPLFGSFFLCLGDALGNHHDLDARRFALGLRAGLAGVVARGSAVAGDKTMYDTLAPGIDALDAAAAAQYDHTDIFQAGLRGAESGRDATIDLLARKGRASYLGERSVGHQDPGATSATLLFSALLE; this is encoded by the coding sequence GTGATCACCGTCGAGTTCCTGAGGCATTGGATCGCCGCATTCGGAACCCTCGTCGACTCGCACCACGACCAACTCAACGCGCTCGACGCCGCGATCGGCGACGCCGACCACGGGACGAATCTTCGCCGCGGCTTCACCGTCGTCTCAGCCACCCTGGACTCCGCACCCGACGCCCCGGGCGGCCTCCTCAGCTGGGTCGGCAAGACAGCGGTGAGCAATGTCGGTGGCGCCGCCGGCCCACTCTTCGGCAGCTTCTTCCTCTGCCTAGGTGATGCCCTAGGCAACCACCACGACCTCGACGCCCGCCGATTCGCCCTCGGCCTACGCGCCGGACTCGCGGGCGTCGTCGCCAGGGGCAGCGCCGTCGCGGGCGACAAGACCATGTACGACACACTCGCTCCCGGCATCGACGCACTCGACGCCGCGGCGGCAGCGCAGTACGACCACACCGACATCTTCCAGGCAGGTCTCCGCGGCGCCGAATCAGGACGGGACGCGACCATCGACCTGCTCGCCCGCAAAGGCCGCGCGAGCTACCTGGGTGAGCGAAGCGTCGGTCATCAGGATCCGGGCGCCACCTCCGCCACCTTGCTGTTCAGCGCACTACTTGAATAG
- a CDS encoding dihydroxyacetone kinase subunit DhaK, giving the protein MKNYTGDRLNFGLAAEIARGEGIPVRMVVVADDAALADSDENAGRRGLAGTVLVHKIASAAAEAGKPLDEVAQEALEAAGSVATMGVALSGCTVPAAGKPGLDLGPDEIEWGLGIHGEPGVERGKISSADEVVDRLLRHLVADRQLKAGDRVVLLVNNLGGTPTMELGIIAGRAVAFLAGHGIKLERLWVGTFLTALEMAGCSLSLARVDDHVLSLLDAPSQTSAWPTHLGKVSTHTEEPQPRVEPSAPTTTIGDHLKLPVAAVCNALIAAEQELTDLDQIVGDGDLGISLARGARAVLDGLNQYDGTDDATALRGIAGTVRRTVGGTSGPLYAALVLRTATARAAGKPWPEAFAEGVDAIAELGGAKIGDRTMLDALIPAVAALRTGALGEAVAAARKGTDETAGIMARRGRSSYLGDRALGTVDPGAEAVVIWLEALADVLTPVS; this is encoded by the coding sequence GTGAAGAACTACACCGGCGACCGGCTCAACTTCGGCCTCGCCGCCGAGATCGCCCGCGGCGAAGGCATCCCGGTCCGGATGGTCGTGGTCGCCGACGACGCCGCGCTCGCCGACAGCGACGAGAACGCGGGTCGCCGCGGCCTTGCGGGAACCGTCCTGGTCCACAAGATTGCCAGCGCCGCCGCCGAAGCAGGCAAGCCGCTCGACGAGGTGGCCCAGGAAGCACTGGAGGCGGCGGGGTCCGTGGCGACGATGGGTGTCGCGTTGTCTGGCTGCACGGTCCCGGCGGCGGGTAAGCCGGGACTGGATCTCGGCCCGGACGAGATCGAGTGGGGCCTCGGCATTCACGGCGAACCGGGGGTCGAGCGCGGCAAGATCTCCTCCGCCGACGAAGTAGTCGATCGGCTTCTCCGGCATCTCGTCGCCGACCGGCAACTCAAGGCCGGTGACCGAGTGGTTCTGCTGGTCAACAACCTCGGCGGCACCCCGACGATGGAGCTCGGCATCATCGCCGGCCGCGCGGTCGCGTTCCTCGCCGGGCACGGGATCAAGCTCGAGCGGCTGTGGGTCGGCACGTTCCTCACCGCACTCGAGATGGCCGGCTGCTCGCTGTCCCTCGCGCGGGTCGACGACCACGTGCTCAGTCTGCTCGACGCTCCCTCCCAGACGAGTGCCTGGCCGACTCACCTCGGCAAGGTCTCGACCCACACCGAGGAGCCCCAGCCCCGCGTCGAGCCATCAGCACCCACTACGACAATCGGCGATCACCTCAAGCTGCCGGTAGCTGCCGTCTGCAACGCCTTGATCGCGGCCGAACAAGAGCTGACCGACCTCGACCAGATCGTCGGCGACGGTGACCTCGGCATCAGCCTCGCCCGCGGCGCCCGAGCTGTCCTCGACGGGCTGAACCAGTACGACGGCACCGACGACGCGACCGCGCTGCGCGGCATCGCCGGCACAGTGCGCCGTACCGTTGGCGGCACCTCAGGTCCGCTCTACGCAGCCCTCGTACTTCGAACCGCCACGGCCCGCGCAGCCGGAAAGCCTTGGCCAGAAGCCTTTGCGGAGGGAGTGGACGCCATAGCCGAACTGGGCGGCGCGAAGATCGGCGACCGGACGATGCTCGACGCTCTCATCCCAGCCGTGGCCGCGTTGCGGACCGGCGCACTGGGTGAGGCGGTTGCGGCAGCCAGGAAGGGCACAGATGAGACGGCGGGGATCATGGCCCGCCGGGGCAGGTCGAGCTACCTCGGTGATCGCGCGCTCGGCACGGTCGACCCCGGCGCCGAGGCGGTCGTCATCTGGCTCGAAGCCCTCGCAGACGTTCTGACCCCAGTCAGCTGA